Proteins encoded together in one Chitinophaga varians window:
- a CDS encoding glycosyl hydrolase family 18 protein: MTPKSTNGGAAFRCLAFVCWLLLSLSPGTFAQVSPTVPATTQQHNKQVIGYITQWDAWKNVAGTVPLGGYNHLNVDYSQYTILNFSFFGVANDGSLHSGDFRNKNIYQVGAVQAPAPLVNEDIYSSWDMYLLYGELDVLYYIPDNSYAYSLGYRNGGSGWTNVNTGKSGSFPLSVPKQGGAPGVIDLAHQKGVKVLASIGGWSMCKHYPEVAADPTKRAKFVAGCQQLISMGFDGIDFDWEYPNDAGMNIEHYSTADYTNFAILLEAVRAAIGPNKLMTSCFSPALAKLPGFDWPRLNNVLNYFNMMTYDYNGGWSNKAGHNSPLYEYPGQEFAGFSLDATTKGLRALGINMSKVNLGAPFYGRGVITTGTAALNAPTTKRAETVQPDGPIQTCADYTNWAKDVWDGTPNYSYILNTTGSGSGWTDNWDDVAKAPYKTKGNFFLSYDNERSVAAKAQYIKDNGLAGVIIWQVYGDMTNMTSSTVPKGKLIYCPNTKNPLVNKINEVFATGGSGTNVPPTVSITSPANNATFTAPAGITIQAAASDTDGQVIKVDFYNGTTLLATDSAAPYSYAWNNVPAGNYTIKAIATDNKGASTTSSSVSVVVNTSGPGQPGDSGKVIVGYWQNWGSPTDASPYIPLRNVNPKYNVIEIAFAVSGSDLATISFVPENVTPAQFLSDVQYLQSQGKKVLLSLGGENGSLNLSTAAKKQAFVTSMKALLDQYNFDGFDLDIEGGTNLQLDNGDKDFTNPTTAKVQNLIAGVKEIIAYRKGQGKNCWLTMAPETYYVQTAYGSTYSPLVGAYLPIIYGLRNELTFIQTQYYNTGSVMGLDNGVYNQGTPDFIVSMSEMLLKGFPVSGTTQTFPALRPDQVAFGLPATASAAGGGYIAPANVKKALDYLMKGQSFGGTYQLRNAAGYPGLRGIMTWSINWDKANGDEFANNYYDYFFGSAPINKPPVVNITSPANNATYTAPATVNIQAAASDSDGVVTRVAFYQGNTLLGVDSVAPYAWTWNNVAAGSYSLTAKATDNKGATTTSAVVNISVTSAGNKPPVVNITSPANNATFTAPATVNIQAAASDSDGVITRVAFYQGSTLLGTDSVAPYTWTWGNVAAGTYSLTARATDNGGATTISAAVNITVNGGSNNCNGIPAWSPTTAYNGGAQVVYNGKVYSAKWWTQNEQPDISTGDGKPWKYVRDCTGATAAMAASQPEQLTVYPNPVTGSNLQILVDAPAGEKLLVEVLDLKGSAPLLQQIHTANAKGNIPLRVDMSKVPNGTWIIRVTGQQSRKIWRSKVVKL; this comes from the coding sequence ATGACACCAAAGTCTACCAATGGAGGCGCAGCATTCCGCTGTCTTGCATTCGTCTGTTGGCTGTTACTGTCACTATCGCCCGGTACCTTCGCCCAGGTGAGCCCGACTGTTCCTGCCACCACTCAACAACACAACAAACAGGTGATCGGTTACATCACCCAATGGGATGCCTGGAAAAATGTGGCAGGCACTGTTCCCCTGGGCGGTTACAATCATCTGAATGTGGATTATTCCCAGTACACCATCCTGAACTTTTCGTTCTTCGGCGTGGCGAACGACGGATCGCTGCACAGTGGCGACTTCCGCAACAAAAACATCTACCAGGTGGGCGCGGTACAGGCACCTGCACCCCTGGTCAATGAAGACATTTACAGCAGCTGGGACATGTACCTGCTGTATGGCGAACTGGACGTGCTGTACTACATCCCGGACAACAGTTACGCTTACTCTCTCGGCTACCGCAACGGCGGCAGCGGATGGACCAACGTCAACACCGGAAAGTCAGGCAGCTTCCCGCTGTCTGTGCCCAAACAGGGCGGCGCTCCCGGCGTGATAGACCTGGCCCACCAGAAAGGGGTGAAAGTACTGGCTTCCATCGGTGGCTGGAGCATGTGCAAACACTACCCGGAAGTAGCTGCTGACCCTACTAAAAGAGCCAAATTTGTAGCCGGCTGCCAACAGCTGATCAGCATGGGCTTTGACGGTATCGACTTCGACTGGGAATATCCCAACGATGCAGGGATGAACATTGAACACTACAGCACCGCGGACTATACCAACTTCGCGATACTGCTGGAAGCTGTAAGAGCAGCCATCGGCCCCAATAAACTGATGACCAGCTGCTTCTCCCCCGCACTTGCCAAACTCCCGGGCTTTGACTGGCCGCGCCTCAACAACGTCCTCAATTATTTCAACATGATGACGTACGATTACAACGGCGGATGGTCTAACAAAGCTGGTCACAACTCCCCCCTGTACGAATACCCCGGCCAGGAATTTGCGGGATTCTCGCTCGACGCCACCACCAAAGGGTTGCGCGCGCTCGGCATCAACATGAGCAAAGTGAACCTCGGTGCGCCTTTCTATGGCCGCGGCGTAATCACCACCGGCACCGCCGCCCTGAACGCACCTACCACCAAACGGGCCGAAACCGTGCAGCCTGACGGCCCTATCCAAACCTGCGCAGACTATACCAACTGGGCAAAAGACGTATGGGACGGAACTCCCAACTACAGCTACATCCTCAATACCACCGGCTCCGGCTCCGGTTGGACCGACAACTGGGACGATGTGGCCAAAGCGCCTTACAAAACAAAAGGCAACTTCTTCCTCAGCTATGACAACGAACGTTCTGTTGCAGCCAAAGCGCAATATATTAAAGACAATGGCCTGGCAGGCGTGATCATCTGGCAGGTATACGGCGATATGACCAACATGACCAGCAGCACTGTGCCTAAAGGAAAACTCATCTATTGCCCCAACACTAAAAATCCGCTGGTAAACAAAATCAATGAAGTGTTTGCCACCGGCGGCAGTGGTACCAATGTGCCTCCTACTGTAAGCATCACATCGCCGGCTAACAATGCCACCTTCACCGCTCCCGCCGGCATTACCATTCAGGCTGCCGCCAGCGATACCGATGGCCAGGTGATCAAAGTAGACTTCTATAATGGCACTACCCTTTTGGCTACTGACAGCGCGGCTCCATACAGCTATGCGTGGAACAACGTGCCGGCCGGCAATTATACCATTAAAGCCATCGCTACAGACAATAAAGGGGCTTCCACCACTTCTTCTTCAGTAAGCGTGGTGGTAAATACCTCCGGTCCCGGTCAGCCCGGCGACTCCGGCAAGGTCATTGTAGGTTACTGGCAGAACTGGGGATCTCCTACGGACGCTTCTCCGTATATCCCTCTCCGTAATGTCAATCCCAAATATAATGTGATAGAAATTGCCTTCGCTGTCAGCGGATCTGATCTGGCCACCATTTCCTTTGTGCCGGAAAACGTAACACCGGCGCAGTTCCTGTCAGACGTGCAGTACCTGCAGTCGCAAGGCAAAAAAGTATTGTTGTCGCTGGGTGGCGAAAACGGCTCACTGAACCTCTCCACCGCTGCAAAGAAACAAGCTTTTGTCACTTCCATGAAAGCACTGCTGGACCAGTACAATTTCGATGGTTTTGACCTGGATATAGAAGGCGGTACCAACCTGCAGCTGGACAATGGCGACAAGGATTTCACCAATCCTACCACAGCCAAGGTACAGAACCTGATCGCAGGCGTAAAAGAAATCATCGCCTATCGCAAAGGCCAGGGCAAAAACTGCTGGCTCACCATGGCGCCGGAAACCTACTATGTGCAAACGGCCTATGGCTCTACTTATTCACCCCTGGTAGGCGCGTACCTGCCTATCATCTACGGACTGCGTAACGAACTCACTTTCATCCAGACGCAATATTATAATACCGGTTCCGTAATGGGCCTCGATAACGGTGTATACAACCAGGGCACTCCTGATTTTATCGTATCGATGTCTGAAATGTTGTTGAAAGGCTTCCCCGTATCGGGCACCACACAAACCTTCCCGGCCTTGCGCCCGGACCAGGTGGCCTTCGGTCTTCCTGCTACGGCCAGCGCTGCCGGCGGTGGTTATATTGCTCCGGCCAATGTGAAAAAAGCGCTGGACTACCTGATGAAAGGACAGTCCTTCGGCGGTACTTATCAGCTGCGTAATGCGGCAGGATATCCGGGCCTGCGTGGTATCATGACATGGTCCATTAACTGGGATAAAGCTAATGGCGATGAATTTGCCAATAACTATTACGATTACTTCTTCGGCTCTGCGCCAATCAACAAACCACCGGTGGTGAACATTACATCACCTGCCAACAACGCCACCTACACCGCTCCGGCTACCGTAAATATTCAGGCCGCAGCTTCCGACAGTGATGGTGTGGTAACCCGCGTGGCTTTCTACCAGGGCAACACCCTGCTGGGCGTAGACAGCGTAGCGCCATACGCCTGGACCTGGAACAACGTTGCGGCCGGCAGCTACAGCCTTACCGCTAAAGCTACTGACAACAAAGGGGCTACTACCACTTCTGCCGTGGTGAACATCAGCGTAACTTCAGCGGGCAACAAACCGCCGGTAGTGAATATTACTTCTCCTGCCAATAACGCTACCTTCACCGCTCCGGCTACCGTGAACATACAGGCGGCAGCTTCCGATAGCGACGGGGTGATTACCCGCGTTGCCTTCTATCAGGGCTCCACCCTGTTGGGCACAGACAGCGTAGCGCCTTACACCTGGACCTGGGGCAATGTGGCGGCAGGCACCTACAGCCTGACTGCCAGGGCAACAGACAACGGTGGCGCCACTACGATTTCCGCTGCGGTAAACATTACTGTAAACGGCGGCAGCAATAACTGCAATGGTATTCCGGCATGGTCCCCTACGACTGCTTATAATGGCGGCGCACAGGTGGTGTATAACGGTAAAGTATACTCTGCAAAATGGTGGACACAGAACGAACAACCGGATATCAGCACCGGCGATGGCAAACCATGGAAATATGTCCGTGATTGTACCGGTGCGACAGCAGCCATGGCCGCTTCTCAGCCGGAACAACTGACTGTCTATCCGAACCCGGTAACAGGTAGCAACCTGCAGATACTGGTGGATGCACCTGCCGGTGAGAAACTGCTGGTGGAAGTACTGGACCTGAAAGGAAGCGCTCCTTTATTGCAACAGATACATACCGCCAATGCAAAAGGCAATATACCTTTACGCGTAGATATGTCTAAAGTGCCGAATGGTACCTGGATTATCCGGGTGACCGGCCAGCAAAGCAGGAAAATCTGGCGTAGTAAAGTAGTGAAGCTGTAA
- a CDS encoding DinB family protein — MKAQLLSTLENARQYTMNVAAAMPADNYAFKPDTATWSFNDLLHHIGYGITWCNENYILRKQADWNPPAVTKDAAATQAYLSECFNILQKSIEKTDTDENIIHGFYATLDHITHHRGQATTYLRCQGVTPPEYTY, encoded by the coding sequence ATGAAAGCACAATTATTAAGCACGCTGGAGAATGCCCGTCAATACACGATGAACGTGGCCGCAGCCATGCCGGCAGACAACTATGCCTTTAAACCGGATACCGCCACCTGGAGCTTTAATGACCTACTGCATCATATTGGCTATGGAATTACCTGGTGCAATGAAAACTATATTCTCCGGAAGCAGGCCGACTGGAACCCGCCTGCTGTCACCAAAGATGCGGCAGCCACACAGGCATATCTGTCTGAATGCTTCAACATCTTACAAAAAAGTATAGAGAAAACTGATACTGATGAAAACATCATTCACGGTTTCTATGCCACACTGGACCATATTACGCACCACCGCGGCCAGGCAACGACCTACCTGCGCTGCCAGGGCGTTACACCACCGGAATACACCTATTAA
- a CDS encoding family 20 glycosylhydrolase encodes MGKKALRWILLWAAVITVLQLNAQDNRSFKWNELPVRGLMMSVPAKQDIPLFCDFIRKALPKEGVNTLALRIECWYQYETHPEVVEPNAISKEGLQQIVQACRDAKVRFIPMMNLLAHQSEQSEIGKLLKQYPQFDESPDYNPPVPWKNGGMFDFYSKCLCPAHPDLPKLLFPMMDELIDVCGADALHVGLDEAWIIGYDKCPRCGGRDKSEILAEYINLLHAHLKQKGCEMWMWSDRLIDGKTTNLLAWQASMNDTHRAIDRIPKDIMICDWKYESAPPTPAYFALKGFNVLASACSKTDVALAQLDQILAGRKDGTRADFAMPVAERMKGVFETMWINSKDFINAYYGKGDYTSGAKANADTFKALFKGIRDAAKR; translated from the coding sequence ATGGGAAAAAAAGCTTTAAGATGGATATTGTTATGGGCGGCTGTTATCACCGTCCTGCAACTCAATGCGCAGGACAACCGTTCCTTTAAATGGAATGAACTGCCGGTTAGAGGCCTGATGATGAGTGTACCCGCCAAACAGGATATTCCGCTGTTCTGCGATTTTATCAGAAAAGCGTTGCCCAAAGAAGGGGTTAATACGCTCGCCCTGCGCATTGAATGCTGGTACCAGTATGAAACACACCCGGAGGTAGTGGAACCCAATGCCATCAGTAAAGAGGGGCTGCAGCAGATTGTTCAGGCCTGCCGTGATGCAAAGGTGCGCTTCATTCCCATGATGAACCTGCTGGCCCATCAGAGTGAACAGTCGGAGATAGGGAAACTGTTGAAACAATATCCGCAGTTCGATGAATCGCCGGATTACAATCCGCCGGTGCCCTGGAAAAACGGCGGTATGTTCGACTTCTACAGCAAATGTCTTTGCCCGGCGCATCCCGATCTGCCTAAGCTGCTGTTCCCTATGATGGATGAACTGATTGACGTATGTGGTGCCGACGCATTGCATGTAGGGCTTGATGAAGCATGGATCATTGGGTATGATAAATGCCCCCGCTGCGGTGGTCGCGACAAATCAGAAATATTGGCCGAATACATCAACCTGTTGCACGCCCATCTCAAACAAAAGGGCTGTGAGATGTGGATGTGGAGCGATCGCCTGATAGATGGTAAAACGACCAACCTGCTTGCCTGGCAGGCAAGTATGAACGATACACATCGTGCTATTGACCGCATCCCGAAAGATATTATGATCTGCGACTGGAAATATGAAAGCGCTCCTCCTACCCCGGCTTATTTTGCTTTGAAAGGATTTAATGTACTGGCGAGCGCCTGTTCTAAGACTGATGTGGCACTGGCACAACTGGACCAGATACTGGCTGGCCGCAAAGACGGTACCCGTGCGGATTTCGCGATGCCGGTAGCGGAGCGTATGAAAGGTGTTTTTGAAACGATGTGGATCAACAGCAAGGATTTTATCAATGCCTATTACGGCAAAGGAGATTATACCTCCGGTGCAAAAGCCAATGCGGATACTTTTAAAGCGTTGTTCAAAGGCATTCGGGATGCCGCCAAACGGTAA
- a CDS encoding TIM-barrel domain-containing protein — MNKIPLPVFSLLLLLLTRLPLTAQTQVVPAGNVNSVSISGQQVKIKTTNAFAEVTVYSPSIIRVRMDKRPLPADFSYAVTAKPLPVKAQITQNNSEINIVTDSLKMRIQKAPFAVSFFSPSGDVISEDEAGLGTSWIGDEVTTYKKMQENERFIGLGEKTGNLDRKGEGYTNWNSDVFGYAANRDPIYATIPFYIGIHHQQNYGIFFDNSYQSDFNFGASNNRFSSFGARGGEMNYYFIYHPQMADIIRSYTSLTGRMPMPPLWSLGYQQNRYSYYPDTEVYRIAQTLREKKIPADGITLDIHYMDAYKLFTWNKDRFPDPAQLTGRLKDMGFRVTVIVDPGIKVEEGYHAYENGKKENIFIKYNDGQNYTGQVWPGWCHFPDFTSEKGRSWWKSQVKSYIRDGVSGIWNDMNEIATWGQKMPNNVIFDYEGHPTTHLQAHNIYGLQMVRASYEGTREALQKRPFLLTRAAYSGSQRYSAIWTGDNRAEEDHMLLGVRLLNSLGVSGFPFAGMDVGGFTGNPSVGLYTRWMQIGAFIPYFRNHTGVNTKSAEPWAFGEEALEITRNYVNLRYHMLPYLYSTMYAASRTGMPVMRTLALQNTFDPQVYDTRFQNQYQFGDAYMIAPFESTKDFGSIYFPKGKWYNLYTDAVTTGGQDIITPLNIKTLPVYVKESSIVPMQSLVQSTREKPADTLFLHLYKGSQPNTFVYYEDDGESFSYEKGDFYERAITYDPAQQTLTLQRPKGSYGSQFHHIKLILHGFDSKQRITVNGSATTVSAGPFSFLSPISRFDPQGSFIPAESCPVQVATFANSNELLNVGL, encoded by the coding sequence ATGAATAAAATTCCGCTACCGGTTTTTTCGCTGCTGTTATTATTGCTGACGCGCCTCCCGCTTACCGCTCAAACACAGGTGGTGCCGGCAGGAAATGTCAACAGCGTCAGCATTTCCGGTCAACAGGTAAAAATAAAAACGACCAATGCTTTTGCGGAGGTCACTGTATACAGCCCGTCCATTATCCGGGTAAGAATGGACAAGCGCCCGCTGCCAGCGGACTTTTCTTACGCCGTAACAGCAAAACCATTACCCGTAAAAGCACAAATCACCCAAAACAATAGTGAAATCAATATTGTAACTGATTCCCTAAAAATGCGGATTCAGAAAGCCCCTTTTGCGGTCAGCTTTTTCAGCCCTTCGGGCGATGTGATCAGCGAAGATGAAGCCGGCCTCGGTACCTCCTGGATCGGCGACGAGGTGACGACCTACAAAAAAATGCAGGAAAACGAACGGTTTATCGGGCTTGGTGAAAAGACAGGTAACCTGGACCGTAAAGGGGAAGGCTATACGAACTGGAACTCCGACGTGTTTGGCTATGCTGCTAACCGTGACCCCATCTATGCCACCATTCCTTTTTATATCGGTATTCACCACCAGCAGAACTACGGCATCTTCTTCGATAACAGCTATCAGAGCGATTTTAACTTTGGCGCCAGCAACAATCGTTTCTCTTCCTTCGGTGCAAGGGGAGGAGAAATGAACTACTATTTCATCTATCATCCGCAGATGGCAGACATCATCCGGTCTTATACCAGCCTCACCGGGCGGATGCCCATGCCTCCGTTGTGGAGCCTCGGCTATCAGCAGAACCGCTACAGTTACTATCCTGACACGGAAGTATACCGGATCGCTCAAACTTTACGGGAAAAGAAAATCCCGGCCGATGGCATCACCCTCGATATCCACTATATGGATGCCTACAAACTGTTCACCTGGAATAAAGACCGTTTCCCTGATCCGGCACAGCTCACCGGCCGCTTAAAAGATATGGGTTTTCGTGTAACCGTTATCGTAGATCCCGGCATTAAGGTAGAAGAAGGTTATCACGCTTACGAAAACGGAAAAAAGGAAAATATCTTCATTAAATACAACGACGGCCAAAACTACACCGGACAGGTATGGCCCGGCTGGTGCCATTTCCCGGACTTCACCAGTGAGAAAGGCCGCAGCTGGTGGAAAAGCCAGGTAAAATCGTATATCCGTGACGGTGTCAGCGGCATCTGGAACGATATGAATGAAATTGCCACATGGGGCCAGAAAATGCCAAACAACGTGATCTTTGATTACGAAGGACACCCGACCACACATCTGCAGGCGCATAATATTTACGGCCTGCAAATGGTACGCGCCAGTTATGAAGGTACCCGCGAGGCCCTTCAAAAACGGCCGTTCCTGCTCACCCGTGCAGCCTATTCCGGCAGTCAGCGCTACAGCGCCATCTGGACAGGTGACAACCGAGCAGAAGAAGACCATATGCTGCTGGGCGTACGGCTCCTGAACAGCCTCGGTGTCAGCGGTTTTCCCTTTGCCGGCATGGACGTGGGCGGCTTCACCGGCAATCCTTCCGTTGGCCTCTACACCCGCTGGATGCAGATTGGCGCCTTCATTCCCTATTTCAGGAACCATACCGGCGTCAACACCAAGTCCGCAGAGCCATGGGCTTTCGGCGAGGAAGCACTGGAGATCACCCGCAATTATGTAAACCTTCGCTATCATATGTTGCCCTATCTCTATAGCACTATGTACGCCGCCAGTCGTACAGGCATGCCTGTTATGCGCACCCTCGCACTTCAAAACACCTTCGATCCGCAGGTGTATGATACCCGGTTCCAGAACCAGTACCAGTTTGGCGACGCGTATATGATCGCTCCGTTTGAGAGCACAAAAGATTTTGGCAGTATTTATTTCCCTAAAGGGAAATGGTACAATCTCTATACAGACGCCGTCACCACCGGCGGACAAGACATCATCACACCCCTCAATATCAAAACCTTACCGGTATATGTAAAAGAAAGCAGCATTGTGCCCATGCAATCATTGGTGCAATCTACCCGCGAAAAACCTGCTGATACGCTTTTCCTTCATCTATATAAAGGCAGTCAGCCTAATACGTTCGTATACTACGAAGATGACGGCGAAAGCTTCTCGTACGAAAAAGGTGATTTCTATGAAAGGGCCATTACCTACGATCCGGCGCAGCAAACACTGACGCTGCAAAGGCCAAAGGGTAGCTATGGCAGCCAGTTTCATCACATTAAGCTGATCCTGCACGGGTTTGATAGCAAACAGCGTATAACCGTCAACGGTAGCGCGACAACTGTCAGCGCAGGTCCTTTTTCTTTTTTATCACCCATATCCCGGTTTGATCCGCAGGGATCATTTATACCGGCTGAAAGCTGTCCGGTACAAGTGGCCACCTTTGCCAACAGTAACGAGCTTCTTAACGTGGGTTTATGA
- a CDS encoding DUF1330 domain-containing protein: MTVYYINSYDIIDMELFSQYPPGVIALLEKYGAAVVASDLEGMAVEGTPRMMNAIIRFPSQEAALQCYQDPAYQPLKAIRLKAVRNCTMVLVKAFTP; encoded by the coding sequence ATGACAGTATACTATATTAACAGCTACGATATCATTGACATGGAGCTTTTCAGCCAGTATCCACCAGGCGTGATAGCCCTTCTGGAAAAATACGGCGCCGCGGTGGTGGCGTCAGATCTCGAAGGCATGGCAGTGGAAGGCACTCCCCGCATGATGAACGCTATCATCCGGTTTCCTTCACAGGAAGCGGCATTACAGTGTTATCAGGACCCTGCCTACCAACCACTGAAAGCCATCAGGTTAAAGGCAGTACGCAACTGCACCATGGTATTGGTGAAAGCATTCACCCCCTGA
- a CDS encoding RagB/SusD family nutrient uptake outer membrane protein, whose amino-acid sequence MTKHIFRSAIVIASVVGFQACGLNEQLGSTITRKDADSVIKVPALLKGAYDNMQLPYQEFDNSWGLSQMSTDETLGPTRGGDWDDNGVWRSLHEHTWNADHAHIQRAFTNLLTLQFSASNVLNFKPSKNQAAQARFLRALSMFTVVDLWGQVPFRNPTDTLLNAPKVLKTQEALDYIISELNAILPDLGARPATAAYVANQDAARALLMKCYLNKGAFINRAAPTFDAADMQQVITLADQIKATGAYKLASDYFDNFARDNDVKSTENIFTQQNGPGFSTVRQGNATYARWKFTVHYNMTPSGWNGFTTLSDFYDKFEATDRRRGGAYTGLTDTCGMLAGFLIGQQYDVNHNPLKDRKGNPLAFTRDVQLKESGANLEVTGIRVIKYIPDFFTSQNSKDNNEASNDYVFFRYADVLLMKAEALLRTGNAAGALALVNEIRLARGASPLGALDVNSLLDERGRELYWEGWRRQDLIRFGKFLQPWQLKPVDNPRNLLFPIPTSDLAVNKNLTQNPGY is encoded by the coding sequence ATGACTAAACATATTTTCCGATCCGCTATCGTAATCGCCTCTGTCGTAGGCTTTCAGGCCTGCGGGCTCAATGAACAGCTCGGCTCCACCATTACCCGGAAAGATGCCGACTCTGTGATCAAAGTACCGGCCCTGTTAAAAGGCGCTTATGACAACATGCAGCTGCCATACCAGGAATTCGATAACAGCTGGGGACTCTCGCAGATGTCAACAGACGAAACCTTAGGCCCCACCCGTGGCGGCGACTGGGATGACAACGGTGTATGGCGCTCCCTCCATGAACATACCTGGAACGCAGACCACGCGCACATACAACGTGCCTTTACCAATCTGCTGACACTTCAGTTCAGCGCCAGTAACGTGCTCAATTTCAAACCCAGTAAGAACCAGGCCGCACAGGCCCGCTTCCTCCGCGCCCTCTCCATGTTCACCGTAGTGGACCTCTGGGGACAGGTGCCTTTCAGGAATCCTACAGACACCTTGCTGAACGCGCCTAAAGTGCTGAAAACACAGGAAGCGCTGGATTATATCATCTCCGAGCTGAACGCCATCCTTCCTGATCTGGGCGCACGTCCTGCAACAGCCGCCTATGTGGCCAACCAGGATGCCGCCCGTGCCTTGCTGATGAAATGTTACCTTAATAAAGGCGCATTTATCAACAGGGCCGCACCGACCTTTGATGCTGCCGATATGCAACAGGTGATCACGCTCGCCGATCAGATCAAAGCCACCGGCGCCTACAAACTGGCGTCCGACTACTTCGATAACTTCGCCCGCGACAACGATGTGAAGTCCACTGAAAATATCTTCACACAGCAAAATGGCCCCGGCTTCAGCACCGTACGTCAGGGTAACGCTACCTATGCCCGCTGGAAATTCACCGTTCACTACAACATGACGCCCAGCGGCTGGAACGGCTTTACCACGCTCTCCGATTTTTATGACAAGTTTGAAGCAACAGACAGAAGGAGAGGCGGCGCCTATACCGGCCTTACCGACACCTGCGGCATGCTCGCCGGTTTCCTCATCGGCCAGCAATACGATGTAAACCATAACCCGCTGAAAGACCGTAAAGGCAATCCGCTGGCCTTCACCCGTGATGTGCAGCTTAAAGAGTCCGGCGCCAATCTGGAAGTAACCGGTATCCGCGTTATTAAATATATCCCGGACTTCTTTACCTCCCAGAACTCTAAGGACAACAACGAAGCCAGCAACGACTATGTTTTCTTCCGCTATGCAGACGTGCTGCTCATGAAAGCTGAAGCACTGCTCCGTACCGGTAATGCTGCCGGCGCACTGGCACTGGTAAACGAAATACGGCTTGCCCGTGGCGCCAGCCCGCTGGGCGCACTGGACGTGAACTCCCTGCTGGACGAAAGAGGACGCGAACTTTACTGGGAAGGCTGGAGAAGACAGGACCTGATCCGCTTTGGCAAGTTCCTGCAGCCATGGCAACTGAAACCTGTTGATAACCCAAGGAACCTGCTGTTCCCGATTCCTACCAGCGATCTTGCTGTCAACAAAAACCTGACACAAAACCCAGGTTACTAA
- a CDS encoding helix-turn-helix domain-containing protein, whose protein sequence is MEAIVQNIYQSPIGNVHNFLCQCQQCNLSAWEHQDTFSIAFIRQGNFVFKVFRNDLDAFNGLFLVCKPGYEHRVGHVHEMPDQCTIFSFPAVNVDQLEEQGRELSWFLKNPDLHAVLIKATPEMEYLHHRIFNLLQKPHFPRLWVEQMMLELFSLVLSRGQHKVIPPLTDKQKRNHLPVISSVKTFINENLSEDITLPQLAAAGHLSPFHFNRLFKQMTGITPYNYLLQVRLKEAHLQLRHSSQPVTHIAFDTGFNSLEHFSAAYKKQFGLAPSQMRR, encoded by the coding sequence ATGGAAGCTATCGTTCAAAATATTTATCAGTCGCCTATCGGCAATGTGCATAACTTTCTGTGCCAGTGCCAGCAGTGTAACCTGTCTGCCTGGGAACACCAGGATACGTTTTCCATTGCTTTCATCCGACAGGGGAATTTTGTTTTCAAAGTGTTCCGGAATGACCTGGACGCTTTTAACGGCTTATTCCTTGTGTGTAAGCCCGGATACGAACACCGGGTAGGACATGTCCACGAAATGCCGGACCAGTGCACGATATTCTCCTTTCCGGCAGTTAATGTCGATCAATTGGAAGAACAGGGCCGGGAACTGTCATGGTTCCTGAAAAACCCTGACCTCCATGCGGTGCTGATAAAAGCTACGCCCGAAATGGAATACCTGCATCACCGCATTTTCAACCTGCTGCAAAAACCACATTTTCCCCGCCTGTGGGTAGAGCAAATGATGCTGGAATTGTTTTCGCTGGTCCTTTCCCGCGGGCAGCACAAAGTCATCCCACCGCTGACAGACAAACAAAAAAGAAATCATCTGCCGGTGATATCTTCCGTAAAAACATTTATCAATGAAAATCTTTCTGAAGATATTACCCTCCCACAACTGGCTGCAGCCGGTCATCTCAGCCCCTTTCATTTTAACCGGCTGTTCAAACAGATGACAGGCATCACCCCCTATAACTACCTGCTACAGGTAAGATTAAAAGAAGCCCATCTCCAGCTACGCCATAGCAGCCAACCGGTAACACACATCGCCTTTGATACAGGCTTCAACAGCCTCGAACATTTCTCCGCCGCCTATAAAAAACAATTCGGCCTGGCGCCATCCCAAATGCGGCGGTAA